In a genomic window of Gloeomargarita sp. SRBZ-1_bins_9:
- a CDS encoding cob(I)yrinic acid a,c-diamide adenosyltransferase, with product MDNHSAASTTGEVFVRTGQLQVYTAPQRAFFADVMAMAMQRASQGHRVLIVQFLKGGLNQGPEHPVRLVQHLEWIRCPIPRCIDTPDVQEEEAAAVHRLWRDTQARVRSGRYHLAVLDELILAVHLGLLGLIEVVSFLQERPPTTDLVITGTTLPPEILALADRVTEWRRPPGF from the coding sequence ATGGACAACCACAGCGCTGCCTCTACGACCGGGGAAGTTTTTGTGCGCACGGGGCAACTCCAGGTCTATACCGCCCCCCAGCGGGCCTTTTTTGCCGACGTGATGGCCATGGCCATGCAGCGGGCCAGTCAGGGCCACCGGGTGTTGATCGTGCAGTTTCTCAAAGGGGGCCTCAACCAAGGGCCGGAACACCCGGTGCGGTTGGTGCAGCATTTGGAGTGGATTCGCTGCCCGATTCCCCGTTGTATTGACACGCCGGATGTGCAGGAGGAGGAAGCTGCGGCGGTGCATCGGCTCTGGCGGGATACCCAGGCGCGGGTGCGCAGTGGTCGCTATCATCTGGCCGTTCTAGATGAACTGATCCTGGCGGTGCATTTGGGTTTGTTGGGCCTGATTGAGGTGGTGAGTTTTTTGCAGGAGCGTCCCCCTACGACGGACCTGGTGATTACCGGGACGACCCTTCCGCCGGAGATTTTGGCCCTGGCCGACCGGGTGACGGAATGGCGCCGTCCGCCCGGTTTTTAG
- a CDS encoding ABC transporter ATP-binding protein encodes MTPLLDVQNLTVHFPNHTPVRGVCFDLAPGEVLGIVGESGSGKSLTALALMGLVPPPGKVHADRLHWSPPGQPEVNLLTLTPKTWPQYRGRAMGMVFQEPASSLNPVYTCGWQLAEACIAHQRLTPAQLQQRQRQLLQEVQLLSPNTPPEFLRRLLQRYPHQFSGGQLQRWMIAMALASDPWLLIADEPTTALDVTIQAEILALLKRLCRQRQMAAIVISHDLAVVADLADRVLVMQQGQVVEAGSQDAIFHHPQHPYTRGLLACRPILGRRLQVLPTLADFYADRPPPPVVSPTMQAQRLQMLQQQPVLLRVVDLQVSYRRGRQVQPAVQGVSFQLHRGETLGLVGESGCGKSTLARAILRLLPVQGGRIYFDGQDITHWSARRLRPWRRRMQMIFQDPFGSLSPRMTVRDLLLEPLAIHQPRLSRQAAMAQVTALLERVGLEADALSRYPHQFSGGQRQRIAIARALVTQPDLVICDESVSALDISIQAQVLNLLKQLQRELHLTYLFISHDLGVVYFMSDRIMVMNQGQVVEMGPADQIYHQPQHPYTQTLIEAIPRLELPWAS; translated from the coding sequence ATGACCCCCCTGCTGGACGTGCAGAATTTAACGGTGCATTTTCCCAACCACACACCGGTGCGAGGGGTTTGCTTTGACCTAGCGCCGGGGGAAGTGTTGGGCATCGTCGGCGAGTCCGGTTCGGGGAAATCCTTGACCGCTCTGGCCTTGATGGGACTGGTGCCCCCACCGGGGAAAGTCCACGCCGACCGCCTGCACTGGTCCCCCCCCGGCCAACCAGAGGTAAATTTGCTCACCCTCACCCCCAAAACCTGGCCACAATACCGAGGCAGGGCCATGGGTATGGTGTTTCAGGAACCGGCCAGCTCCCTTAATCCCGTGTACACCTGCGGCTGGCAATTGGCGGAAGCCTGTATAGCCCACCAGCGCCTGACCCCCGCCCAACTGCAGCAGCGCCAGCGGCAATTGCTCCAGGAGGTGCAACTGCTATCCCCCAACACGCCCCCGGAGTTCTTGCGGCGGTTGCTCCAGCGCTATCCCCATCAGTTTTCCGGGGGGCAGCTCCAGCGTTGGATGATCGCCATGGCCCTAGCGTCAGACCCCTGGCTGCTGATTGCCGACGAACCCACCACCGCCCTAGACGTAACCATTCAGGCAGAAATCTTGGCTCTCTTGAAACGGCTGTGTCGGCAGCGCCAAATGGCCGCCATCGTCATTAGCCATGACCTGGCGGTGGTGGCGGACCTAGCGGACCGGGTGCTGGTGATGCAACAGGGACAGGTGGTGGAGGCCGGGTCCCAGGACGCCATTTTTCACCATCCCCAGCATCCCTACACCCGGGGGTTACTGGCCTGCCGTCCTATCCTGGGGCGCCGCTTGCAGGTCCTACCCACCCTGGCGGATTTTTATGCCGACCGTCCCCCACCCCCTGTTGTCTCGCCGACCATGCAGGCGCAGCGGTTACAGATGCTCCAGCAACAACCGGTGCTGCTGCGGGTGGTGGATTTACAGGTCAGTTACCGACGGGGCAGGCAGGTGCAACCGGCGGTCCAGGGCGTCAGTTTTCAACTACACCGGGGGGAGACTTTGGGTCTGGTGGGGGAATCCGGCTGCGGCAAAAGCACCCTGGCCCGGGCCATCCTGCGGTTGCTGCCGGTGCAGGGGGGACGTATCTACTTCGACGGCCAGGACATCACCCACTGGTCTGCCAGGCGATTGCGACCCTGGCGGCGGCGGATGCAGATGATTTTCCAGGACCCCTTTGGTTCCCTGAGTCCCCGCATGACCGTGCGCGACCTGTTGCTGGAACCCCTGGCCATCCACCAACCCCGTTTGTCCCGCCAGGCAGCCATGGCCCAGGTCACGGCCCTGTTGGAACGGGTGGGGTTAGAGGCGGATGCATTATCTCGCTATCCCCATCAATTTTCCGGGGGGCAGCGCCAGCGCATTGCCATCGCCCGCGCCCTGGTCACCCAACCGGACCTGGTCATTTGCGATGAATCCGTGTCGGCGCTGGACATTTCTATCCAAGCCCAGGTGTTGAATCTGTTGAAGCAGTTGCAGAGGGAATTGCATTTGACCTATCTATTCATCTCCCACGACCTGGGGGTGGTGTATTTCATGAGTGACCGGATCATGGTGATGAACCAGGGGCAGGTGGTGGAGATGGGACCCGCCGACCAGATTTATCACCAACCCCAGCATCCCTACACCCAAACCCTGATTGAGGCCATTCCTCGTCTGGAGCTGCCCTGGGCTAGCTAA